In the genome of Polaribacter sp. MED152, one region contains:
- a CDS encoding PLP-dependent aminotransferase family protein, with the protein MTDSPLLSIIEKNIKFDKSKTQAIYIQAAQDFIGLFQRNIILAKTKLPGTRALAKTLQIHRNTAVAIYDELASQGWVDIKPNKGTFVTSKKIGFSNKKRNTEFVGSSNLSKTTGFNFQKSFHLASTVQLTEAKYSINEGKPDLRLHPVNQFTRWYSAAMKRKTLIQKWNRPQEASTSMFQTQLCNYLNATRGLHVSPKNLISTRSTEMSLYIVSQLLIQKGDVVLVGDLSNYASNMIFQQVGAQLITIPVDEDGLNVDFIRKNFIKNSIRCVYVCAHRDYPTTNTLSEKRRTDLLMLAKEFGFAIIEDDFDFDFQFDGSPVLPMINSDENGLVIYLGKLGQSLFPSFQTGFVIAPENLIQEAKNYLYLLDEQGDLIQQQMLSELINEGEIYRLMQKNIVIYKERRNYLNQLLSKYFHKIAKWSIPEGGLALWLTFIKPISLVQLATEAENNNLFLPKTILYQNQTTCAIRFGFGHLNKDELKIVILKLKEAYVNVSATILVE; encoded by the coding sequence ATGACAGATAGTCCACTTTTATCAATAATTGAAAAGAATATCAAATTTGATAAATCTAAAACGCAAGCCATTTATATTCAGGCTGCTCAAGATTTTATTGGTCTGTTTCAAAGAAATATCATTTTAGCAAAAACCAAATTACCAGGCACAAGAGCTCTTGCCAAAACTTTACAAATTCATAGAAATACTGCTGTAGCTATCTACGATGAATTGGCCTCTCAAGGCTGGGTAGACATTAAGCCTAACAAAGGGACTTTTGTTACTTCGAAAAAAATAGGTTTCTCTAATAAAAAAAGAAATACTGAATTTGTAGGCAGTTCTAATTTATCAAAAACTACGGGTTTTAACTTTCAAAAATCTTTTCATTTAGCATCAACAGTGCAATTAACAGAAGCTAAATACTCTATAAATGAAGGCAAACCAGATTTACGCTTGCATCCTGTAAATCAATTTACGAGATGGTATAGTGCAGCAATGAAGCGTAAAACATTAATTCAAAAATGGAACAGACCACAAGAAGCCTCTACTTCTATGTTTCAAACTCAGTTATGCAATTATTTAAATGCAACAAGAGGATTGCATGTTAGCCCTAAGAATTTAATTAGTACAAGAAGTACAGAAATGAGTTTATACATTGTTTCTCAACTTTTAATACAGAAAGGCGATGTTGTTTTGGTGGGCGATTTAAGTAACTACGCTTCTAACATGATTTTTCAGCAAGTGGGTGCTCAATTAATTACGATACCTGTGGATGAAGATGGTCTAAATGTAGATTTTATCAGAAAAAATTTTATTAAAAACAGCATTAGATGTGTTTATGTTTGTGCTCATAGAGATTACCCAACAACAAATACATTGAGCGAAAAACGAAGAACAGATTTATTAATGTTAGCAAAAGAATTTGGTTTTGCCATTATTGAAGATGATTTTGATTTCGACTTTCAGTTTGATGGATCTCCTGTTTTACCAATGATAAATTCAGATGAAAACGGATTGGTAATTTATTTGGGGAAACTCGGCCAGTCTTTGTTTCCAAGTTTCCAAACAGGTTTTGTAATTGCACCAGAAAATTTAATACAAGAAGCTAAAAATTATTTGTATTTATTAGATGAGCAAGGAGATTTAATTCAGCAACAAATGCTTTCGGAATTAATTAACGAAGGTGAAATTTATAGGTTGATGCAAAAAAATATCGTCATTTATAAAGAACGAAGGAATTACCTGAATCAACTTTTATCAAAATACTTTCATAAAATTGCAAAGTGGAGCATTCCTGAAGGTGGCTTAGCTCTTTGGCTCACTTTTATAAAACCTATCTCTTTAGTGCAGTTGGCTACAGAAGCTGAAAACAACAATTTATTTTTACCAAAAACCATTCTTTATCAAAATCAAACTACATGTGCAATTCGTTTTGGTTTTGGGCATTTAAATAAAGATGAGTTAAAAATTGTTATTTTAAAACTAAAAGAAGCTTATGTAAATGTGAGTGCCACTATTTTAGTAGAATAA
- the feoB gene encoding ferrous iron transport protein B yields MSKNDIKIALIGNPNTGKTSLFNQLTGLNQKVGNYPGVTVDKKLGKSKLSATQNAIITDLPGTYSINPTSLDESIVLKTLLKKDIKESPDVILVVADVENLKRNLLLFSQIKDLEIPTVLAINMVDQMNRKGISIDLSLLKKELNTEVVLISARKNEGIQEVKEAIIRCHVAAKASPLCGINSKIDPDYFENLKKISPNYSLYELWLMVTQNNYPDTITKEEKEKLLAFKQDVPKLKKYQHKETIYRYQEINKILKKTYIVDKSKAKDLRSKLDKIFTHKIFGYAIFFLILLIIFQSIFDIASVPMDFIDGVFAELANFTRNRLPVGVLTDLLVEGIIPGIGGVVIFIPQIAILFLFVAILEETGYMSRVVFLMDKIMRRFGMNGKSVIPLISGTACAIPAIMATRTISNWKERLITILVTPFTTCSARLPVYAILIALIIPDTKILGFLNLQGLVLLLLYALGFASAILGAYILNKTLKIKSRSFFVVEMPNYKLPSFKNVFYEVVEKTKAFVLGAGKIILALSVILWFLASNGGEEFKNAEQTVVAKVENQNLNTEEIQQKIASAKLEKSYIGMLGKSIEPAIKPLGYDWKIGIALITSFAAREVFVGTLATIYSVGADDEDTTTIKQKMASEINPDTGKKRFNFPVGMSLMVFYAFAMQCMATLAIVKRETKTWKWPLIQLFGMAVLAYVSSLLTYQILS; encoded by the coding sequence ATGTCTAAAAACGATATAAAAATTGCTTTAATTGGTAATCCTAATACTGGTAAAACTTCGCTTTTTAACCAACTTACAGGTTTAAATCAAAAGGTAGGTAATTATCCTGGTGTTACTGTAGATAAGAAACTAGGTAAAAGTAAATTGTCTGCTACTCAAAATGCCATAATTACAGATTTACCTGGTACATACAGCATTAATCCTACTTCTTTAGATGAAAGTATTGTTTTAAAAACATTGCTTAAGAAAGATATTAAAGAATCTCCAGATGTTATTTTAGTGGTTGCAGATGTAGAAAATTTAAAGCGTAATCTGTTACTTTTTTCGCAAATTAAAGATTTAGAAATACCTACTGTATTGGCCATAAATATGGTAGATCAAATGAATAGAAAAGGTATTTCTATTGATTTATCACTCTTAAAAAAAGAATTAAATACAGAAGTTGTATTAATAAGTGCAAGAAAGAACGAAGGAATTCAAGAAGTTAAAGAAGCCATTATTCGTTGTCATGTGGCAGCTAAAGCATCTCCTCTTTGTGGAATAAATTCTAAGATAGATCCAGATTATTTTGAAAATCTTAAAAAGATTAGTCCAAATTATTCGCTATATGAATTATGGTTAATGGTAACTCAAAATAACTATCCAGATACCATTACAAAAGAAGAAAAAGAAAAGCTTTTAGCTTTTAAGCAAGATGTGCCTAAATTAAAGAAATACCAACACAAAGAAACTATTTATAGGTATCAAGAAATTAATAAAATTTTAAAGAAAACCTATATTGTAGATAAATCTAAGGCCAAAGATTTACGAAGTAAACTAGATAAAATTTTTACTCATAAAATATTTGGGTATGCTATTTTCTTTCTGATTTTATTGATAATTTTTCAATCGATATTTGACATTGCATCTGTGCCAATGGATTTTATTGATGGTGTTTTTGCAGAGTTAGCCAACTTTACTAGAAATAGATTACCTGTTGGTGTTTTAACAGATTTATTAGTAGAAGGTATTATACCAGGAATTGGTGGTGTCGTGATTTTTATACCTCAAATTGCAATTTTATTCTTGTTTGTAGCCATTTTAGAAGAAACTGGTTACATGAGTCGTGTTGTTTTTTTAATGGATAAAATTATGAGACGATTTGGAATGAATGGAAAAAGTGTAATTCCGTTAATTTCAGGAACAGCTTGTGCTATACCTGCAATTATGGCTACAAGAACTATTTCTAATTGGAAAGAACGTTTAATTACTATTTTAGTAACACCTTTTACAACTTGTTCAGCACGTTTGCCAGTTTATGCAATTTTAATAGCACTTATAATTCCTGATACTAAAATTCTAGGTTTTTTAAACTTACAAGGTTTGGTATTGTTGCTGTTGTATGCGCTAGGTTTTGCTTCTGCAATATTAGGTGCTTACATTTTAAACAAAACACTAAAAATAAAATCAAGATCATTTTTTGTAGTAGAAATGCCAAACTATAAACTACCCTCATTTAAAAACGTATTTTATGAAGTGGTAGAAAAAACGAAAGCCTTTGTATTAGGTGCAGGTAAAATTATTTTAGCATTATCTGTAATACTTTGGTTTTTGGCATCAAATGGAGGAGAGGAATTTAAAAACGCAGAACAAACTGTAGTTGCTAAAGTTGAAAATCAGAATTTAAATACAGAAGAAATTCAACAAAAAATAGCATCAGCAAAATTAGAGAAATCATATATAGGTATGTTGGGTAAATCTATAGAACCAGCAATTAAACCTTTAGGTTATGATTGGAAAATTGGTATTGCTTTAATTACCTCTTTTGCAGCTCGTGAAGTTTTTGTAGGAACTTTAGCTACCATTTATAGTGTTGGAGCAGATGATGAAGATACTACTACCATTAAACAAAAAATGGCTTCAGAAATAAATCCTGATACAGGTAAAAAACGATTTAATTTTCCTGTAGGTATGTCATTAATGGTTTTTTATGCGTTTGCTATGCAGTGTATGGCAACATTAGCCATTGTTAAACGTGAAACTAAAACTTGGAAATGGCCGTTAATTCAATTATTTGGAATGGCGGTTCTAGCCTATGTTTCCTCTTTATTAACCTATCAAATATTAAGTTAA
- a CDS encoding FeoA family protein: MNTIASLNVGEIGYISEESLEIIPLKLLEMGCLPGAEVELIQQAPLKDPIYICVNGSHLAIRKETAAIIQILKSEI; the protein is encoded by the coding sequence TTGAATACAATTGCATCTTTAAATGTTGGAGAAATTGGTTATATATCTGAAGAGTCTTTAGAGATAATTCCATTAAAATTGTTAGAAATGGGTTGCTTGCCTGGGGCAGAAGTAGAGCTAATACAACAAGCTCCTTTAAAAGATCCAATTTACATCTGTGTAAATGGTAGTCATTTGGCCATTAGAAAAGAAACTGCAGCAATTATTCAAATTCTTAAAAGCGAAATTTAA
- a CDS encoding cupin-like domain-containing protein: MSLNLSQIDRVQTITKEDFLKNYFKPQKPVVIEKFIEDWPAFSKWSLDYMKEVAGDKTVPLYDDRPVDFKDGFNEPHAKMKMSEYVDLLKREPTKFRIFLWNVLKEVPALQKDYKFPDFGLRLMKGLPMLFFGGTDSYTFMHYDIDLANIFHFHFEGKKEVILFDQKQNKHLYKIPYSLITREDINFSNPDFEKWPNLKNAKGYTTHLEHGQVLYMPEGYWHYMKYITPGFSMSLRAIARNPKNLGKAIYNIFVMRTIDNIMRKVKGQKWIDWKNEQAIIK, encoded by the coding sequence ATGAGTTTAAACTTATCTCAAATAGATAGAGTACAGACAATCACAAAAGAAGACTTTCTTAAAAATTATTTTAAACCACAAAAACCTGTGGTTATTGAAAAGTTTATAGAAGATTGGCCAGCATTTTCTAAATGGTCTTTAGACTATATGAAAGAAGTTGCAGGCGATAAAACTGTACCTTTATATGATGATAGACCAGTAGATTTTAAAGACGGTTTTAACGAGCCACATGCAAAAATGAAAATGTCTGAATATGTAGATTTATTAAAAAGAGAACCTACAAAATTTAGAATTTTTTTATGGAATGTTTTAAAAGAAGTGCCTGCATTGCAAAAAGATTATAAGTTTCCTGATTTTGGTTTACGCCTAATGAAAGGTTTACCAATGTTATTTTTTGGAGGTACAGATTCTTACACGTTTATGCATTATGATATAGATTTAGCTAATATTTTTCATTTCCATTTTGAAGGTAAAAAAGAGGTTATTCTATTTGATCAGAAGCAAAACAAACATCTTTACAAAATACCATATTCGTTGATTACAAGAGAAGATATTAACTTTTCTAATCCAGATTTTGAGAAGTGGCCAAATCTTAAAAATGCTAAAGGGTATACTACCCATTTAGAGCATGGACAAGTATTATACATGCCTGAAGGATATTGGCATTATATGAAATACATTACACCTGGTTTTTCAATGAGTCTAAGAGCAATTGCCAGAAACCCTAAAAACTTGGGTAAAGCCATATACAATATTTTTGTGATGAGAACTATAGATAATATCATGAGAAAAGTAAAAGGCCAAAAATGGATAGATTGGAAAAATGAGCAAGCCATCATTAAATAA
- a CDS encoding LexA family transcriptional regulator, whose translation MEALQHLTFFEPEQSLHEGAVFIDTGISAGFPSTTEDIVGEKISLDDTLVRNKDTTFYAKVRGQSMINAGLNHDDLLVIDRSLEPADKKIAVCYIDGEFTVKRLRVQKNEIWLQPENPDYPIINITEDNDFMIWGIVTNVIKKV comes from the coding sequence ATGGAGGCTTTACAACATCTTACTTTTTTTGAACCAGAACAATCGTTGCACGAAGGGGCTGTTTTTATTGACACAGGAATATCTGCTGGTTTCCCTTCAACCACAGAAGATATTGTAGGTGAAAAAATTTCTTTAGACGATACACTCGTAAGAAATAAAGACACTACATTTTATGCTAAAGTAAGAGGCCAATCTATGATAAATGCTGGCTTAAACCATGATGATTTATTAGTAATTGACAGAAGTTTAGAACCTGCAGATAAGAAAATTGCAGTTTGTTATATTGATGGAGAGTTTACAGTAAAACGTTTACGCGTTCAGAAAAACGAAATTTGGTTGCAACCTGAAAATCCAGATTATCCTATTATAAATATTACAGAAGATAACGATTTTATGATTTGGGGCATTGTAACCAACGTAATTAAAAAGGTATAA
- a CDS encoding TonB-dependent siderophore receptor, producing the protein MKFRITLLLAVLLSVSTVNAQSNIVQNDTLKEVVITSTRIDLPFKENSRTINIVTSKDIANSAATNVADLLQLVAGVDIRRRGTAGSQADLYIRGGGFDQTLLLIDGIKMDDAQTGHHTMNAALPIEVIERIEIIKGPAARVFGQNAFTGAINIVTKKNLENTVSANVEAGSFGQLNGSVTVGKEFANSSFIAHVGALTSDGYRNNSDYNNYNYFLKGVFNKNKQPIEMIATFFDKKFGAENFYTTNPAWNEYEETQNSLVGFSTTFNTGNFKIKPRIYWRRGQDIFLLKRDDPSFFRNLHITNKIGVETNVSYTSSLGITGFGIDVSRFSISSNNLGDRNRTLANFFLEHRFKIGDNIDLTPGVAVTYFSDFDFNAFPGLDLGIQISDNFKAYGNVGYTYRVPTYTDLYYSDPATSGNPDLEPESAFAQELGVKFNGNNFFASFAIFNRDSDNLIDYIRPDTATGVFTATNIAEVNTKGLEFDATYLFKLNDFNQSLKVGYSYLEDDIIDQNSDLSRYSLNTLRHQFITQLSTSFFKNLRQNIMYKHAERTTGQSYNVWDASIILDVNKFSFTITANNIFDAEYIESGFVPMPPSNILFGLRYNL; encoded by the coding sequence ATGAAATTTAGAATAACCTTATTACTGGCAGTATTGTTGAGTGTTTCAACTGTAAATGCACAATCGAATATTGTACAAAATGATACTTTAAAAGAAGTTGTAATTACATCAACAAGAATAGATTTACCTTTTAAAGAAAACTCTAGAACAATAAATATTGTTACTAGCAAAGACATTGCAAACAGTGCAGCAACCAATGTTGCAGACCTTTTACAATTGGTAGCAGGTGTAGATATTAGAAGAAGAGGTACTGCAGGTAGCCAAGCAGATTTATACATTAGAGGTGGTGGTTTTGATCAAACGTTACTTTTAATAGATGGTATAAAAATGGATGATGCACAAACAGGGCACCATACAATGAATGCAGCTTTACCAATAGAAGTAATTGAGAGAATAGAAATTATAAAAGGGCCAGCAGCAAGAGTTTTTGGTCAAAATGCATTTACAGGAGCAATTAATATTGTTACTAAGAAAAATTTAGAAAATACAGTTTCTGCAAATGTAGAAGCAGGTTCTTTTGGGCAGTTAAATGGATCAGTAACTGTGGGTAAAGAGTTTGCAAATTCATCTTTCATTGCACACGTAGGTGCTTTAACATCTGATGGTTATAGAAACAATTCAGATTATAACAATTATAATTATTTTCTAAAAGGTGTTTTCAATAAGAACAAACAACCTATAGAAATGATTGCTACTTTTTTTGATAAGAAATTTGGTGCAGAAAACTTTTATACTACAAATCCTGCTTGGAATGAGTATGAAGAAACTCAGAATAGTTTAGTTGGTTTTTCTACTACGTTTAATACAGGTAATTTTAAAATAAAACCAAGAATCTATTGGAGAAGAGGTCAAGATATTTTCTTGTTAAAAAGAGATGATCCTAGTTTTTTTAGAAATTTGCACATTACCAATAAAATCGGGGTAGAAACTAATGTATCATATACATCTAGTTTAGGTATTACAGGTTTTGGTATCGATGTTTCTCGTTTTTCAATTAGCAGTAATAACTTAGGAGATAGAAACAGAACTTTAGCTAATTTCTTTTTAGAGCACAGATTTAAAATAGGAGATAATATAGATCTTACACCAGGTGTGGCTGTAACTTATTTTTCTGACTTCGATTTTAATGCTTTTCCTGGTTTAGATTTAGGAATTCAGATTTCTGATAACTTTAAAGCTTATGGTAATGTTGGTTATACTTATAGAGTGCCAACATATACAGATTTGTATTATTCAGATCCTGCAACTTCTGGTAATCCTGATTTAGAACCAGAAAGTGCATTCGCTCAAGAATTAGGAGTAAAATTTAATGGGAACAACTTTTTTGCATCGTTTGCTATTTTCAATAGAGATTCAGATAATTTAATAGATTATATTAGACCAGATACTGCAACAGGTGTATTTACAGCAACCAATATTGCAGAGGTAAACACCAAAGGTTTAGAGTTTGATGCTACTTATTTATTTAAACTAAATGATTTTAATCAAAGTTTAAAAGTAGGTTACTCTTATTTAGAAGATGATATTATAGATCAAAACTCAGACTTATCTCGTTATTCTTTAAATACTTTAAGACATCAATTTATTACACAATTGTCTACCTCTTTCTTTAAGAACTTAAGACAAAATATAATGTATAAACATGCAGAAAGAACTACAGGTCAGAGTTACAATGTATGGGATGCTTCTATTATTTTAGACGTAAATAAATTTAGTTTTACAATTACAGCTAATAATATTTTCGATGCTGAATACATAGAAAGTGGTTTTGTACCTATGCCACCAAGCAACATACTTTTTGGTTTACGCTATAACCTATAA
- a CDS encoding SCO family protein, translating to MDLNFFKKSKATLIFLVVFSAVTVPVFYHLLKVDKKLKVYSPSDVNPSLVHESIKHITKDHTIADFELINQNGKIITQKDYKGKIYIADFFFTRCTNICVAMAYNMNELQEYYKNDNDIMFLSHSVTPVMDSVPVLKEYAINKGVIDGKWNVTTGAKKHIYDLARKSYFAVIEDGDGGEDDFIHTEQFVLIDKERRIRGYYDGTNKEDMQKLKDDMVLLKEEYENK from the coding sequence ATGGATTTAAATTTTTTTAAAAAAAGTAAGGCCACTCTAATTTTCTTAGTTGTTTTCTCTGCAGTTACAGTACCTGTTTTTTATCATTTGTTAAAGGTAGATAAGAAATTAAAAGTATACAGCCCTTCAGATGTAAATCCTAGTTTGGTGCATGAATCTATTAAGCACATAACAAAAGATCATACTATTGCTGATTTTGAGTTGATAAATCAAAATGGCAAAATTATCACTCAAAAAGATTATAAGGGCAAAATCTATATCGCAGATTTTTTCTTTACAAGATGTACAAATATTTGTGTAGCTATGGCTTACAATATGAATGAGCTACAAGAATATTATAAGAATGATAATGATATAATGTTTCTAAGCCATTCTGTAACTCCAGTTATGGATAGTGTTCCTGTTTTAAAAGAGTATGCTATAAATAAAGGGGTTATTGATGGTAAATGGAATGTAACTACTGGTGCTAAAAAACACATTTACGATTTAGCAAGAAAAAGTTATTTTGCTGTAATTGAAGATGGTGATGGAGGTGAAGATGATTTTATTCATACGGAACAATTTGTGCTCATTGATAAAGAAAGAAGAATTAGAGGCTATTATGATGGCACTAATAAAGAGGATATGCAAAAGTTGAAAGACGATATGGTTTTGCTTAAAGAAGAGTATGAAAATAAGTAA
- a CDS encoding aspartyl protease family protein → MKRFVCLILILLAVQTSNTQTFHDTIPFRTNLGLIVIPINFDNQVKHFAFDTGAQYSVAYGWAKETLEKTSKTITIRSSSNLRSKLRFYKSGKFKIGSKTVSNHQILNAPKNEIFSCHKIDGILGVDVIKLLNWTIDYKNKVLVMHPKNYMPTAEEAFYPLDFKFTKNRPYVFLNHKQKYKLKFLLDTGAGSLSNISNNNYNLTSLDDLPTKQFYSGSFDVNGILTTTKPTIFKLKNTTSKNTVLSPVISYNNQKTSKIANSLWKNKKLFLSLQKNLLLVSQNNINQNYLAYSCSIMVRNGKMIVVKLEKDSELWKMGVRQGDEILKFNGKSFSDFCELDTYQRNIAKTEKSFEIKLLNNQKVVITKNVVLEE, encoded by the coding sequence ATGAAACGTTTTGTATGCCTAATTTTAATACTACTAGCGGTACAAACCAGCAATACTCAAACCTTTCATGACACCATTCCTTTTAGAACTAATTTAGGCCTAATTGTAATTCCTATAAATTTTGACAATCAAGTAAAACATTTTGCCTTTGATACAGGAGCTCAATATTCTGTTGCCTATGGCTGGGCAAAAGAAACTCTAGAAAAAACCAGCAAAACCATTACTATTAGATCTTCTAGTAATTTAAGAAGTAAATTACGATTTTATAAAAGTGGCAAATTTAAAATTGGTAGTAAAACTGTTTCTAATCATCAAATTTTAAATGCTCCAAAAAACGAAATCTTTTCTTGTCATAAAATTGACGGAATTTTAGGTGTAGATGTTATTAAACTATTAAACTGGACTATAGATTACAAAAATAAAGTTTTGGTGATGCATCCTAAAAACTATATGCCCACTGCAGAAGAAGCGTTTTATCCTTTAGATTTTAAATTCACTAAAAATAGACCTTACGTTTTCTTAAATCATAAGCAGAAATATAAACTTAAATTTCTCTTAGATACTGGTGCAGGAAGCTTATCTAATATTTCTAACAATAATTATAACTTAACCAGTTTAGACGATTTACCAACAAAGCAATTTTACTCTGGTAGCTTTGATGTAAATGGAATTTTAACAACCACAAAACCCACCATTTTTAAATTAAAAAATACGACTTCTAAAAACACAGTGCTCTCTCCAGTAATTAGTTATAACAATCAAAAAACTAGTAAAATAGCAAATTCTTTATGGAAAAATAAAAAGCTATTCTTAAGCTTACAAAAAAACCTGCTACTTGTATCTCAAAATAATATTAACCAGAACTACCTAGCCTATTCGTGTTCTATTATGGTTAGAAATGGTAAAATGATAGTTGTAAAATTAGAGAAAGATAGCGAACTATGGAAAATGGGTGTAAGGCAAGGTGATGAAATTTTAAAGTTTAATGGTAAATCTTTTAGCGATTTTTGTGAGTTAGACACCTATCAAAGAAACATAGCAAAAACCGAAAAAAGCTTTGAAATTAAGCTGTTAAACAACCAAAAAGTTGTCATCACAAAAAATGTAGTTTTAGAAGAATAA
- the rseP gene encoding RIP metalloprotease RseP yields MEILIKASQFILSLSLLIVLHELGHFIPAKLFKTRVEKFYLFFDYKFSLFKKKVGETVYGIGWIPLGGYVKISGMIDESMDTEQMKQPAQPWEFRSKPAWQRLIIMLGGVFVNFVLGIFIYIMLMYSYGEQYLPNDNLKDGVWVQDSLAMNLGLKTGDKILSVDGQKVKKFSGLSLEFINGNNFEIEREGQVIDKKIPTDFISQLMDRGKDVGPFLYPRFPFVIGKISDDSPNVSSELQEKDIVTSVNGTPLKYYDEAKAVLSNYKGQEVTATVIREKVEKEITLQVTNDGKLGVVFTTLPLSDLEKLGYYDLANIEYSFSEAIPAGFNKSWKTLTDYVKQLKKIFNPSTGAYKGLGGFISIGSIFPDEWSAESFWNITAFLSIMLGFMNLLPIPALDGGHVVFTLWEMITGKKPGDKFLEYAQLVGFVLLIALLLFANGNDIFRLLK; encoded by the coding sequence ATGGAAATATTAATAAAAGCATCACAATTTATATTAAGTTTATCTTTATTGATTGTTTTGCACGAATTGGGGCACTTTATCCCTGCAAAATTATTTAAAACACGAGTAGAAAAATTCTATTTATTCTTCGATTATAAATTTTCTTTATTTAAGAAAAAAGTTGGTGAAACTGTTTATGGTATTGGCTGGATTCCTTTAGGAGGTTATGTTAAAATCTCTGGAATGATAGATGAAAGTATGGATACTGAGCAAATGAAACAACCAGCTCAACCTTGGGAGTTTAGATCAAAACCAGCTTGGCAACGTTTAATTATTATGTTAGGTGGTGTTTTTGTAAACTTTGTACTTGGTATTTTTATATACATTATGCTAATGTATTCTTATGGAGAGCAATATTTACCTAATGATAATTTAAAAGATGGTGTTTGGGTACAAGATTCTTTGGCCATGAATTTAGGTTTAAAAACAGGTGATAAAATACTTTCTGTAGATGGTCAAAAAGTTAAGAAATTTTCTGGCTTATCTTTAGAGTTTATTAATGGTAATAACTTCGAAATTGAAAGAGAAGGTCAGGTTATTGACAAAAAAATTCCTACTGATTTTATTTCTCAATTGATGGATAGAGGAAAAGATGTTGGCCCATTTTTATACCCGCGTTTTCCTTTTGTAATTGGTAAAATCTCAGATGATTCACCAAATGTGAGTTCGGAATTACAAGAAAAAGACATAGTTACAAGTGTAAATGGCACCCCTTTAAAATATTATGATGAAGCTAAAGCTGTATTATCTAACTACAAAGGACAAGAAGTTACAGCAACTGTGATTAGAGAAAAAGTTGAAAAGGAAATAACACTGCAAGTAACGAATGATGGTAAACTAGGTGTTGTTTTTACAACTTTACCTTTGTCAGATTTAGAAAAATTAGGGTATTATGATTTAGCAAATATAGAATACTCTTTTTCTGAGGCTATACCTGCTGGTTTTAACAAATCTTGGAAAACCTTAACAGATTACGTAAAACAATTAAAAAAGATATTCAACCCAAGTACAGGAGCTTATAAAGGCTTAGGAGGATTCATTTCTATAGGAAGTATTTTTCCTGATGAATGGAGTGCAGAATCTTTTTGGAATATAACTGCATTTTTATCTATTATGTTAGGTTTTATGAATCTTTTACCAATACCAGCTTTAGATGGTGGTCATGTTGTATTTACGCTTTGGGAAATGATTACAGGTAAAAAACCTGGAGATAAATTCTTAGAGTATGCACAATTGGTAGGTTTTGTATTGCTTATTGCCCTGCTACTATTTGCTAATGGTAATGATATTTTTAGGCTACTCAAATAA